The Cynocephalus volans isolate mCynVol1 chromosome 2, mCynVol1.pri, whole genome shotgun sequence genome window below encodes:
- the FNDC9 gene encoding fibronectin type III domain-containing protein 9, with product MNIEVGNVSYTGAIISWSSSEPCLEDYYHVMYRPNWNSIFSGYLRYSFHHEEKVPRTISSVVLEHLAPSTLYFLCISCEKAAFPYKPYCTMFHTLDKSPLAAGSSLVDPQISLWVLMAILLACFTAVLAFICLQFWCIRCHEPRWSYRAGHVEEANGLVRWPEESPVLGQREEDLQGLPLVELPRKNSIVGAEPEAEADHDAPDVGVLQQEGGVQLAILPHRGE from the coding sequence ATGAACATCGAGGTTGGGAACGTTTCTTACACAGGAGCCATCATCTCCTGGTCGTCCTCGGAACCCTGCCTGGAGGACTATTACCATGTTATGTACAGGCCTAACTGGAATAGCATCTTCTCTGGCTATCTTCGCTACAGCTTCCACCACGAAGAGAAGGTGCCAAGAACAATCAGCTCCGTGGTGCTGGAACATCTCGCCCCTTCCACTCTCTACTTCCTGTGCATCAGCTGTGAGAAGGCTGCCTTCCCCTACAAGCCCTACTGCACCATGTTCCACACCCTGGATAAGAGTCCCCTGgctgctggaagctccctggtggACCCCCAAATCTCCCTTTGGGTGCTAATGGCCATTCTGCTGGCCTGCTTCACAGCTGTCTTGGCCTTCATCTGTCTCCAGTTTTGGTGCATCCGTTGTCATGAGCCTCGATGGTCGTACAGAGCTGGCCACGTGGAGGAAGCCAATGGCTTGGTGAGATGGCCCGAGGAGTCCCCGGTGCTTGGTCAGAGGGAGGAAGACCTGCAGGGGCTCCCCCTGGTGGAGCTTCCACGCAAGAATTCCATAGTCGGAGCTGAACCAGAAGCTGAAGCCGACCACGATGCACCTGATGTGGGCGTCTTACAGCAGGAGGGTGGCGTGCAGCTTGCTATACTGCCTCATCGCGGGGAGTGA